The region GCAGGCCAGCGTCCAGACGCTGTTGCAGCAGCGCGAACTCCTGCGTGAACGCCGCCAGCAGATCGAAATCGGCCTGCTTTGACTGCTCCCACGGGAAGGTGAAACCCCAGATCTGGTCGCGCTGGGCTTTATCAAAACGCCCAAAGTAAGAACGAAAGCCTTTCAGCAGGTCCGCTTTGGTGACCAGCACGTAGACCGGAAAGCGAATGCCGAGCTGTTCGTGCAGTTCCGCCAGACGCTGGCGCAGGTTGACCGCCTGCTGCTGGGTCGCTTCGGCCGACTGGGTCAGCAGATCGGAAACGCTGATGGTGATGATGACGCCGTTAATCGGCTGACGACGGCGGTATTTACGCAGCAGATCGACAAAACGCAGCCATTCGCCCGCGTCCTGCGCCTGCTCGCTCTCCTGCGTGGTGTAACGCCCGGCGGTATCAAGCAGCACCGCTTCGTTAGTAAACCACCAGTCGCAGTTACGCGTGCCGCCGATACCGCGCAGCGCCGTTTTACCGAAGCGATCCGCCAGCGGGAATTGCAGGCCGGAGTTGACCAGCGCCGTGGTTTTCCCGGAGCCGGGCGCGCCGATAATCACATACCACGGCAGCTGATAAAGGTATTGGGTGCTAAAGCGCTGCGTCCACTGGCCGCGCTGGCCGGGCGCATTGAAGTGCGCTTTTTTGAGGATCTGCGCGGCCTCGTCGAAACGGTCCGCCAGCACCTGATCGTCGTTGCCCAGGCGTTTGAAATCCCCGCCCTCTTCCGCCGGTTTCCCGTCGTTGAGTTTGTCCATCAGCTTGCGGTTCAGCCAGGCGTTGTAGAGCCGCGGCACGATGTGGCTATGTACCCAGATCAGGTAGATAAGCGCAATGCTGATGATACGGTTGGTTTCCGACTCCAGCGGGCGACTGTCGACGATGGACAGTAGCGGCCCTATCATCCAGACGACCGCCGACAGCGCGGTAACGCCCATGAACCCCCACAAGATGCGGTTGGTCACTATTGAAAGGAGAATATTCAGCATCCTTAGTTTCCTTGCGGCAATCCGTTCAGCTCGGCCAGGGTGTTATCCGGCGACACCAGCAGAGTTATCTCTACACGGCGGTTGCGGGCGCGGTTTTCCGGCGTATTGTTCGGAGCGATAGGGTCCATCTCGCCGCGGCCCTGCGCTCTGACGCGGTTCGGGTCGGCGAGGTGCGCCTGGAGCATTTTCTGTACCGATTCGGCGCGCGAGAGCGACAGCTCGTAGTTCGAGGCGAAACGCGCGCTGCGGATAGGCACGTTATCGCTGTAACCCACCACGAGGATTTTGCCGCTGACGTTGTTCATCGCCTGCGCCACGCGATCGATGACCGACTCGTAACGGTCGCGCACCACGGTCGATGCCGACGCGAACAGGCCGTCGCCTTTGAGGATAACGACGCTGCGATCGGCTTCGTCGCGTACCGCCACCAGGCCCGCTTCAATTTCGGGGCGCAGGAATCCGCGCAGGTTAAGCACCGGCGCCACTTCGCGAGCGGGCTGCTGAACGGTGATTTCCGGCAGCGGCGTCTGATAGATCTTCGCCAGCACCGGGCTGGTGTTGTCGCCAAGCCGCCAGTTAAGAATGATAAAGAACAGGCAGGCCAGGAAACCGGCCAGCGCCACGCAGGCCCACAGCGGCACCACAGGACGCCAGAGTTTGCGCATCACCGGCTGATCTTCCGGATGCGGCGAGAGCGGCGGCGGGTAGCTGCCGCGCACGCTGCGGATCATTTGCCACAGGCGCTGCTTGATGGTTTCCAGCTGCGTGCGGCCGTTGTCCATAACGCGGTAGCGCCCTTCGAACCCGAGCAGCAGGCAGTAGTTGATCATCTCCAGCAAAAAGATGTGCTCGCGCGGGTTTTGCGACAGTCGCGCCAGTAGCTGGAAGAATTTTTCTCCGCCCCAGGTTTCGTTGTGGAACGTCACCAGCAGACCGCTGCCGGACCAGACGCCGCGGCTGCCCCACGGGGTGAGCGCCGCCGCCTCATCGAGGGCCGTACACAGGCAGTAGCGCGCGCCGACGATGACTTCATAAGGCAGCGCCGCCTGCTGACAGCGCACTTCAAAGCGGCGGATCTCGTCAATCAGGCGCTGACGCAGCCCGGCCTGATCTTCATGCGATACAGAATGACGAATCTGCGGGATCGCGTTAAGCAGCGGATTGGCCGCCGCGACCAGCGGATTATTACTGCTGGCGCCGGAAAGAATGGCATCGCTGCCGGTGGCTTGTGGTTCCATAGTGAGCGCTCGTCGTGTTATTCATTCGTACTGCGAATGGCCCAAAACTCCATATCAAGGCCCGGGAACTCACCGGCGAGATGCAGCGCAAAGGCGCCGGATTTTTCCATCTCTTTCCAGAGTTCGCCGCCCTTTTCCAGTTCGAAATAGCTGTAGCCGGCATGCCACGGGATCTGCGGCGGCGCGACAGGCATGGCGCGCAGCACCATACCCGGCAGTTGCAACTGCACCAGATCGCGAATTTTGGTGACCGGCGCGACTTTCATCTGCGCCGGGAAGTGCGTTTGCAGCGCCTCGCCCGGCACGTTGGCTTTGACCGCCAGCACGAAACCGAACTCGCGCACCATGTTGCTTTCCGGCACGGTAGCGACGTTGAGGCCGTGGGAGCGCTCGGTAAGCGGCAACTGGATGGCGCTCTCTTCCATGACCAGCGACAGGCCCTGGCGCAGCATCAGCGTCAGTTTGCCAAAACAGCCCGCCAGGTTGTCATGGTCATAAACCGGCAGCGTGGCGTCCGGCGCGCGCTGCGCAGTCCAGGTGGCGAGCTCGCAGGCGAAGGCGAGCCAGTCGCGCCACAGCGTTTCCGGGTGCAGCAGCGGCAGGGTTTTTAAATGCGTGACGTGGCCCAGATGATGGTTAATCAGCGACAGCAGCATGAATTCCACCATCTCGGAGGTGTTAAAACGCCCCGGCTGGCGCAGACGCTGGCTTATCTGCTGGCTGCGCTGGCCAAGCAGGCCGTGCAGGTCGTTCAGCATGCTGTAGAGCTGTCCGCTGTTGATAGCGTTGAGCATCGGCGGAATGTAGCCGGTGTCGAGGCGCACCTGATTGTCGTTGCGCTTTTCAATCACCTGCGCGACGCCGATGGCGGTCCACTCGGCGGTCAGCTCGCTCTCCAGCATCAGCTTGAGACGCAGGCGGCCAAACTGTACCGTCGCGGCGCCAACCGACATCGCGTTGTCATCTTCGACTTCTTCTTCAAACGTGGCGTAGCGCGCGAGCGAATCGGCCGCCTCGCTGAAAATGACCTCTTCGCGTCCGGCGCGGCGGGCCGGCAGCGCCAGCACCACCCGTTCGTGCGTCAGGTTGTCCGGAATGGCAAGCGGCGCCGGGCCGTGGCGGGCGTCGCGAAAGGCGAACGGGGTGCCATCCGGCAGCAGACCGCTGGCGTAGCTCAGCGCCACGCGTCCCTGACGCAGCATCGCCTCGTCAAATTCCAGATCGAGAAACCCCCAGAGATACGGGCGTTGCAGTGAACCCCATTCGCGGATGTGGTTTTGCAGGAAACTTTCCGCGCGCTGGAAGTGGTGCGGACGCAGGAACATCCCTTCGGTCCAGACCACTTTTTCTGCTTTGTTCATACTGGTGTCCTGTAAGGGCGCTGATTATTCGTTGATGACGCGGATCCCGTTGACGTCAAGAAACACTTTTGCCTCAAGTTCGTCGGATGACCATTTCCAGAATTTATAAATGCTGGAGTCACTGGGTGCGGGAAGCGGGAGCGAGATACGCCACTTTTTACCGTCGAGCGCCTGATATTCCGCCATCACGCCGATATAGCGCGCCTCAAGCGAGCTCTGGCCGCTGAGGGTTTTATCCAGCTGGCCCGGCATCAGGAAGAACTCGTCGCTGTTGAGCAGGTTCGCTCCCAGCACGGTCTGAGCATTGTTTTGCAGCGAAAAGAAATCGGCGGACATAAAGTCGGCGTCAGATTTCAGAAGCAGCACCCGGACTTTTAGCGGTGCGGAATTATTAATTTGTGGGTGAGCCTGAAAATGCAGGCTGTACTGGGAAGGAACGCTGCGTGAAGACGATAAACAGCCGCTCAGCAAGGTGAGAGCGGCAAGCAAAAACGCCAGGAAGCCCTGGCGTAAAACGGTACGGTTTTTCATGAGGTGTGGCTCATTGAATCAGGATTAATCGATAACCCAGGTTCCGCTTTTGGTGTTTTTACAGGCTTTGCTGTTGCCATCCACCGTCACGCAGTTAGCTTTGGCAGCTTTACGACGCAGTTTCGGGATCTCTTTACGAACGGTTGCTTCATAAAGATCGCTCTTCACTGCCGCGCGCAGCGGAACATAACCAATCAGCTGCTCTTCGCCCTGATCGGCCAGCGCCAGCCAATAACCTTCAACCTGGCCCAGTACGTTATAGGTTTTGCCGGTTTCCAGCTGACGAACCACTTTGCCGCCGAAATCCGGGCGGGTCATGACCGACGCCGGGTACATCGCGCGGTATTCTTCGTTGACAGGCTGGAACTCTTTTGGCGGAGTCACCGCGTGGCGGTGGGTGAGCGTGACGCCATTAACCACACTGGTCACGATAGTGTCATCCGTAACGGCAGGAGGCGGCGCTTTACAACCAGCTACGCCTAACACAAACAGCAGGGCTAATACGATTCGCATATTCATCGATGGTTTCCGTTGCAAATATATTCTGTATACAAAGAAATAACGGCTTCTGGATTCAGGCTATGACTAAAAGTTTGTCATTGCCAGGGAAGATTATGCCATTTCGGTGAAGGAATTTCATTTTCTTCAGAGATAGCTACCGCACGGGCTTTACCGAAGTAAACCCGGACGTTTTACGCATATTTCTGAGGCAGAGCGAGAAAATTCTACATAACCCTCATGACAATTCAACACCAGACCTGGCGGGCATTCTGGTGAAAATGCCTGCCCGTTTAATTGAATAGCGTATTTTTAGGATTTTTCCGCCCCTTCGAACAGGAAATAATCGTGAAAGACATGAATACCTCCGTCGTTATTCATTAAAATTATCTATATTAAGAGTTTGTTTTAAAAGAACAATTAACAGGAAAGCGTAACGGTTACGTGCGATAACGAGGCGGGAAATAGTGGGGTGGTCATACATTAAGATTAATCTGAAAACAGATTATTAAGCGGGCATGTATATATCCAGCTACCATATTTAGTGGGTGTGAAATTTGACGTTAAAAATGACACTACAGGATCTTAAGTAAAATTTCTTTAATTAATGATGACAGCAAATA is a window of Cronobacter muytjensii ATCC 51329 DNA encoding:
- a CDS encoding DotU family type VI secretion system protein gives rise to the protein MEPQATGSDAILSGASSNNPLVAAANPLLNAIPQIRHSVSHEDQAGLRQRLIDEIRRFEVRCQQAALPYEVIVGARYCLCTALDEAAALTPWGSRGVWSGSGLLVTFHNETWGGEKFFQLLARLSQNPREHIFLLEMINYCLLLGFEGRYRVMDNGRTQLETIKQRLWQMIRSVRGSYPPPLSPHPEDQPVMRKLWRPVVPLWACVALAGFLACLFFIILNWRLGDNTSPVLAKIYQTPLPEITVQQPAREVAPVLNLRGFLRPEIEAGLVAVRDEADRSVVILKGDGLFASASTVVRDRYESVIDRVAQAMNNVSGKILVVGYSDNVPIRSARFASNYELSLSRAESVQKMLQAHLADPNRVRAQGRGEMDPIAPNNTPENRARNRRVEITLLVSPDNTLAELNGLPQGN
- the tssK gene encoding type VI secretion system baseplate subunit TssK codes for the protein MNKAEKVVWTEGMFLRPHHFQRAESFLQNHIREWGSLQRPYLWGFLDLEFDEAMLRQGRVALSYASGLLPDGTPFAFRDARHGPAPLAIPDNLTHERVVLALPARRAGREEVIFSEAADSLARYATFEEEVEDDNAMSVGAATVQFGRLRLKLMLESELTAEWTAIGVAQVIEKRNDNQVRLDTGYIPPMLNAINSGQLYSMLNDLHGLLGQRSQQISQRLRQPGRFNTSEMVEFMLLSLINHHLGHVTHLKTLPLLHPETLWRDWLAFACELATWTAQRAPDATLPVYDHDNLAGCFGKLTLMLRQGLSLVMEESAIQLPLTERSHGLNVATVPESNMVREFGFVLAVKANVPGEALQTHFPAQMKVAPVTKIRDLVQLQLPGMVLRAMPVAPPQIPWHAGYSYFELEKGGELWKEMEKSGAFALHLAGEFPGLDMEFWAIRSTNE
- the tssJ gene encoding type VI secretion system lipoprotein TssJ — encoded protein: MKNRTVLRQGFLAFLLAALTLLSGCLSSSRSVPSQYSLHFQAHPQINNSAPLKVRVLLLKSDADFMSADFFSLQNNAQTVLGANLLNSDEFFLMPGQLDKTLSGQSSLEARYIGVMAEYQALDGKKWRISLPLPAPSDSSIYKFWKWSSDELEAKVFLDVNGIRVINE
- a CDS encoding YdgH/BhsA/McbA family protein, which gives rise to MNMRIVLALLFVLGVAGCKAPPPAVTDDTIVTSVVNGVTLTHRHAVTPPKEFQPVNEEYRAMYPASVMTRPDFGGKVVRQLETGKTYNVLGQVEGYWLALADQGEEQLIGYVPLRAAVKSDLYEATVRKEIPKLRRKAAKANCVTVDGNSKACKNTKSGTWVID